A window of the Cicer arietinum cultivar CDC Frontier isolate Library 1 chromosome 6, Cicar.CDCFrontier_v2.0, whole genome shotgun sequence genome harbors these coding sequences:
- the LOC101508684 gene encoding pentatricopeptide repeat-containing protein At1g52640, mitochondrial gives MAFQSLFSKYKILPSHFSILLQHNFNFHHRFHSLPTPQISASTLPELVNEISRILSDHRHPHHDLQLSLTPFSSQISTDLVQHVLKRCNHLAFSAHRFFLWAKSIPGFQHNVDSFHILIEILGSSKQFAILWDFLVEIRDSNCCEISNEIFWLIFKAYSRADLPDGAIRSFMRMDEFGIEPCINDFDMLLYILCKRKHVKQAQQFFDQAKNRFLLTAKTYSILICGWGKIADSGKAREVFEEMVEQGCPVDLLAYNNLLESLCKGGNVDEAMNLFHDMLSKRVEVDAFTYSIFIRSHCVANDMHSAFRVLDQMKRCNLLPNVFTYNCIIKRLCKNKMVEEAYELLDEMISSGLKPDTWSYNAIQAYHCDHCEVNRALRLMSRMEKDDCLPDRHTYNLVLKLLIRIGRFDKVTEVWENMGDKKFYPSVSTYSVMIHGFCKKKGKLEEACRYFEIMVDEGIPPYVTTIEMLRNRLLGLGLLDNIEILANKMRQSTSCSIQELANIMTGARAAQKTSRRDESDIESD, from the coding sequence atgGCTTTCCAATCACTCTTCTCAAAGTATAAAATCTTACCCTCTCACTTTTCCATTCTTCTCCAACACAATTTCAATTTCCATCATCGGTTTCACTCTCTCCCAACCCCACAAATTTCCGCTTCAACGTTACCTGAACTTGTAAACGAGATTTCTCGTATACTTAGTGATCACCGACACCCTCACCATGACCTTCAACTCTCTCTCACTCCATTTTCATCACAAATTTCCACTGATTTAGTTCAACACGTTTTGAAAAGGTGTAATCATCTTGCCTTTTCAGCTCACAGATTCTTCCTTTGGGCTAAATCAATTCCAGGTTTTCAACACAATGTTGATAGTTTCCACATTCTGATAGAAATCTTAGGTAGTTCTAAACAATTTGCAATACTTTGGGATTTTCTTGTAGAAATTAGGGATTCTAATTGTTGTGAAATTAGTAATGAAATTTTCTGGCTCATTTTTAAGGCGTATAGTCGAGCCGATTTGCCAGATGGTGCGATTCGGTCTTTTATGAGAATGGATGAGTTTGGAATTGAGCCGTGTATTAATGATTTTGATATgcttttgtatattttatgcAAAAGGAAGCATGTTAAGCAGGCTCAACAGTTTTTTGATCAAGCTAAGAATAGGTTTTTGTTGACTGCTAAAACTTATAGCATTTTGATTTGTGGATGGGGTAAGATTGCTGATTCAGGGAAAGCACGcgaggtgtttgaagaaatggttgAGCAAGGATGTCCTGTGGATTTGCTTGCATATAATAATTTGTTAGAGTCACTTTGTAAAGGAGGCAATGTGGATGAAGCTATGAATTTATTTCATGATATGTTGTCAAAGAGAGTTGAGGTAGATGCTTTTACTTACTCGATATTCATTCGTTCGCATTGTGTTGCAAATGATATGCATTCAGCTTTTAGGGTTCTTGACCAAATGAAAAGATGTAACCTTTTGCCGAATGTGTTTACGTACAACTGCATTATAAAGCGACTTTGTAAGAATAAAATGGTGGAAGAAGCGTATGAATTGTTGGACGAAATGATTTCTAGCGGATTAAAACCAGACACTTGGAGTTATAATGCAATACAAGCTTACCATTGTGATCATTGTGAGGTCAATAGGGCTCTAAGGTTAATGTCTAGAATGGAAAAAGATGATTGTCTTCCTGATCGACATACGTATAACTTGGTGCTGAAATTACTGATTAGGATAGGAAGGTTTGACAAGGTAACTGAAGTTTGGGAAAACATGGGGGATAAAAAGTTTTACCCTTCTGTCTCAACATATTCTGTCATGATTCATGGTTTTTGTAAGAAGAAGGGTAAACTAGAGGAGGCATGTAGGTACTTTGAGATAATGGTTGATGAAGGAATACCGCCATATGTTACTACCATTGAAATGCTAAGGAATCGGCTCTTGGGCTTAGGGCTTTTGGATAACATTGAAATACTTGCTAATAAAATGAGGCAGAGTACATCATGTTCAATCCAAGAATTGGCAAATATTATGACTGGCGCTAGAGCAGCTCAAAAGACTTCGAGACGTGATGAGTCGGACATCGAAAGTGATTGA